The genomic stretch GCAGTCGTCGTCGGCATCGAGATCATGGGACGTCAGCCAAGCCCGCAGCACCGGCAGGGCGTCGATGCGGAAGGTCGCGGTGATCTCGGCGCGCGCGGCCTCGTGACGGATGACTTCGGCGCCGGCGCGGTCGCCCAACGCCAGTCCGAGCGCGTCGACCAGGATGGATTTGCCGGCACCGGTCTCGCCGCTCAGCACCGTCATGCCGGACGCGAGTTCCAGTTCCAGTTCGTCGACGATAGCGAAATCGCGGATGTGGATGTGGGAGAGCATTCGAGGGTTGGGGGTCGGGATTCGGGATTCGGCTGTTGGGATCCGGGATTCGGGATCTGGGATTCGGGATTCGGGGCAGTGTATCCGAACCATGCTATGCCGCAAGATGATCCCGACCCCCGAATCCCGAATCCCGACCCCCGAATCCCGAACACCCTAGCTGCTGCTGCCCCAGTGGAATTTGCGGCGCAGGATCTCGAAGTAGTCGTAGCCCGGTGGGTGGATCAGGCGCAGGCGCTTCTCCTTGCGTCGGATGCGGACCCGGTCGCCCGGCGACAGGGGGACGTTGACCTGACCATCGCAGGTGATCTGTCCCTGGGTGTAGCCGCCGCCGGTGTGGACCGCGATGCAGATCTCACTCGCCTCGTCGATTACGATGGGGCGGTTGTTGAGGCTGTGCGGGCAGATCGGGACCAGCACCATGGCATCCATGGCGGGGTGCAGGATGGGGCCACCGCCGGACAGGGCGTAGGCGGTGGAACCGGTCGGGGTGGCGACGATCAGACCGTCGGCGCGCTGGCTGCTGAGCAGGCGGCCGTCGATGTGCACCTCGAGCTCGATCATGCGTGCCACGTCGCGCTTGTGCACCACCACGTCGTTCAAGGCGTCGCTGCTGTCGAGTTCGCGCTCGCCGCGCCAGATGGTGGCGTGCAGCAGGGAGCGCTCCTCGGTGGCGTAGTTGCCGTCGAGGATATGACCGAGCTGTTCGGTCATGCTGTCCGGCGAGACGTCGGCCAGGAAGCCGAGGCGGCCGAGATTGATGCCGACCAGCGGGACGTCGGCGTCGGTCAGACTACGGCCGGCGTTGAGGAGGGTTCCGTCGCCACCGATCACGATCGCCAGGTCGCACTGCGCGGCCAGTTCATCGCGCTCGAGGATGGGGAGGTCCGTGCCGGGAGATTGGTCTGCCGCACTGACGTCCAGGCTGATGGCCAGGTCGCGGCCGTGGAGGTAGGTGATCAGGCGCGTCAGGGTGTCGCCCACGGTAGGTGCCCCGTGCTTGCCAATGATCCCGATATGTCTGAAGGTGGCTGCCATCGACCGCTGACCCTAGCATGAAAAACTCAGGCCGGACAATACAAAGCTTCCGGAACCTGTTAAAGAGGCGCAATTTTTTCAGGTGTGCGTTCTCAGGTTTACAAGCGCTGGCAGCTTGACACTCCCAGACTCAGTTGTTAGCGTGCAGCTTGGCACTCGTACCGCTGGAGTGCCAGATTCCGCCGGGTTCCGCCGGCTGCAGCTTCGGAACATTGATATATAGATGGCCATGGCGACGCACCCGACCTCGACCCCGTTGAACGAACGCGCCCAGCACCTGCTGAGGGTGTTGATCGAGCGTTATATCCGCGACGGTGAGCCGGTCGGCTCCCGTACGCTGGCCCGTGATGCCGGCA from Gammaproteobacteria bacterium encodes the following:
- a CDS encoding NAD(+) kinase, translated to MAATFRHIGIIGKHGAPTVGDTLTRLITYLHGRDLAISLDVSAADQSPGTDLPILERDELAAQCDLAIVIGGDGTLLNAGRSLTDADVPLVGINLGRLGFLADVSPDSMTEQLGHILDGNYATEERSLLHATIWRGERELDSSDALNDVVVHKRDVARMIELEVHIDGRLLSSQRADGLIVATPTGSTAYALSGGGPILHPAMDAMVLVPICPHSLNNRPIVIDEASEICIAVHTGGGYTQGQITCDGQVNVPLSPGDRVRIRRKEKRLRLIHPPGYDYFEILRRKFHWGSSS